The Granulicella arctica genome segment CACGACTCCAAGATCAACATCGTCGATACACCGGGCCACGCCGACTTCGGTGGCGAGGTTGAGCGTGCGCTGAAGATGGTGGACGGCGTTGTCCTGCTGGTGGATGCGTCCGAAGGCCCGCTGCCGCAGACGCGCTATGTGCTCTCGAAGGCGCTTGAGGCGAAGCTGACGCCGATTATTGTCGTCAACAAGATTGACCGTCCCGATGCTCGTCCCCAGGAGGTTCTGAACGAGGTCTATGACCTGTTCATCGATCTCGACGCGGATGAGTCCATCCTGGATTTCCCGGTCATTTATACGAATGGAAAAGCTGGTACGGCGACCATGGACCTCAACGTCCCCGGTACGGACCTGCAGCCTCTCTTTGAGCTGATCTTCAAGACCATCCCGCCTGCTACCGGCACCTCGGACGGCGATCTCCAGATCCTGGTCACGAATCTCGACTACTCCGACTATCTCGGTCGCCTCGCGATCGGTCGCGTCTTCAACGGCACGCTGAAGATTGGGCAGGAGGTCAACCTTTCGAAGCTCGATGGCTCGCTCGTTCCGGTCAAGGTGACTAAGCTATTTACTTTCAATGGCTTGAAGCGTGAGGACACGGTTGAGACGGCGGTCGGCGATATCGTTGCTATTGCGGGTATCCCTGGCATCACCATCGGCGAAAGCTTCTGCGCGCTGGAGGATCCTAAGCCGCTGCCGCCGATCAAGATCGACGAGCCGACGATTGCGATCAACTTCTCGGTCAACAACTCGCCCTTCGCCGGTCGTGAGGGTAAGTTCGTTACCTCGCGCAACATCAAGGAGCGTCTCGAGAAGGAGCTGCTGACGAACGTTTCCATCCGCGTTGAAGACACTGGTACCCCTGAGACCTTCAAGGTGCTTGGCCGTGGCGAGCTTCAGCTCTCGGTGCTGATCGAGATGATGCGTCGCGAAGGCTTCGAGCTGATGGTCTCCCGTCCTACGATCGTTACCAAGCGTGTTGATGGTGCGCTGATGGAGCCTTCTGAGATTCTGACGATCGACATTCCAGAGAACTTCGTTGGAACGGTGATTGAGCGTCTTGGGCCGAGAAAGGGCGAGATGGTCAAGATGGCGAACCATGGTTCGGGCCGCGTCCGTATGGAGTTCAAGGTGCCTTCGCGTGGTCTGATCGGCCTGCGCAATGAGATGCTGACTGAGACTCGCGGCACCATCGTGATGAACTCGATTGCTGGTGAGTACATTCCGTACCAGGGTGAGATTCCGCAGCGTCCTTCGGGCGCGCTGATCTCTGACAGGCAGGGTGTGACGACGACCTATGCGCTGGATGGCGTGCAGGAACGTGGCGTTCTGTTCATCGGCGACGGTGTTGAGGTGTACGAGGGCATGCTGGTCGGCGAGCACTCGCGCGACAATGACCTTGACGTCAATGCTGTTCGTGAAAAGAAGCTCACCAATATGCGTGCGTCGGGCTCTGACGATGCGCTTCGCCTGGTGCCGTTCAAGGTGCTGACGCTTGAGCAGTCGATTGAATTCATCGCGGATGATGAGTTGGTCGAGGTGACGCCGAAGTCGCTGCGTATGCGCAAGAAGGTGTTGCAGGCGAACCGTCGGCCCAAGGGCAATCGCGGTGGATCTGTACTCGAGTAGTTTTTCGGCTGCGGACGATAAAGGCTGGGCGATCCTTGGGATCGCCCAGTCTTTTTGCTTTGAAGGCAGATGCAGATATTGCTGTAGGCGTGCGTTATGTTCCGGGCTGGATGTAGGGGGCTCCGGCGATCAGGTTGCGCTCGTTGCTGCGTGGGTCGTTTTTGACCTGGGAGACGGAGTTCCAGCACATGGTGGCTCGCTGGGTAAGATCGAAGCGGGGCCACTTGGGGATGGCGGCGTTGTTGGGGTCGCCGGTGCGGGCGAAGGCGATGAAGGTGTCGCTGATCTGGTCGGCTAGGTTTTCGGAATCGTTACTGCTTCCGGTCATGGAGGCGGCGATCTGGATGTTGTCGAAGGCGAAGGGGATGTCCATGGTGTGCGGAGCGCCCCATTTGCCTCCGTCGACGGGACTCTTCCAGTCGAACTCGTAGACCCAGGTGGGCCCGTTGCGCGCGGCGCGGCGCTCACTTTCGATGACGAAGCCGTGCCAACTGCGAAAGGCGGTTGTCACGGCGAAGAAGACGTCGCTGGCGGTGTATTTCGGGTACCAGGTTCGATAGAGGGCGATGATGTTTTCGGTCTTTAGAGAGCCGAGGAACTGGCGGTATTTTTCGAGGCGCGCCGGAAGGTCTTCCCAATTGAGGGAAAAGAGGGATGGATCGCTTGCGCCGAGGAGGAGGCGCGTCTCATCGTGCGTGGTGCCCATCATCATGGGAACGCCAGATGAGATAGAGGGTGCTTCGGGAGAGAAGGGATCGTGCGGCAGGATGTGGCCGTCGTGGACGGGGCCGTAGTATTTGCCGACGCGGATGGCGGCGACGAGCTTGTCCATGGGGACCTTTGCCGGGTCCTTGATGTCGTTCAGGGTTGCGCGGGTCAGCCCGAGTTCGGCGAGGACGGCCTGGGCGGTGGCGGTGGCGTGCTGGGGAGTGGTGGCGGTGATCTGCTGGCCGCTCATGGTGGCGACGCGATGGAAGAGTCCTTTGGCTTTGGGTATCGCCATCAGCGTGGCGCACTTGGCTCCGCCGCCGCTCTGGCCGAAGATCATGACGGATTTGGGGTCGCCGCCGAACTCGGCGATGTTGTCGCGTATCCACTCGAGTGCGAGGATCAGGTCGAGCTGGCCGACGTTGCCGCTGTCGGCGAACTCGGGGCCACCTAGTTGGGCGAGATAGAGGTAGCCGAAGAGATTCAGGCGATGGTTCAGCGTCACAACGACGACGTCGCCGCGCTTGACGAGGCGAACGCCGTCGTAGACCGGGCCGTTGCTGCTGCTGCTCGAGTAGGCGCCTCCGTGGATGTAGACCATGACGGGGCGTTTTTCGCTGCTCTGGCTGCGCAGTTTGGAGGTCCAGATATTCAGGTGGAGGCAGTCCTCGCTGTTGACGGGGCTGATTGGATCAAGGGGCGAGAAGGTGTTTCGTC includes the following:
- the typA gene encoding translational GTPase TypA encodes the protein MSNQTTAQAIRNIAIIAHVDHGKTTLVDAMLRQSGTFRSNEAVAERVMDSNDLEKERGITILAKNTAIQYHDSKINIVDTPGHADFGGEVERALKMVDGVVLLVDASEGPLPQTRYVLSKALEAKLTPIIVVNKIDRPDARPQEVLNEVYDLFIDLDADESILDFPVIYTNGKAGTATMDLNVPGTDLQPLFELIFKTIPPATGTSDGDLQILVTNLDYSDYLGRLAIGRVFNGTLKIGQEVNLSKLDGSLVPVKVTKLFTFNGLKREDTVETAVGDIVAIAGIPGITIGESFCALEDPKPLPPIKIDEPTIAINFSVNNSPFAGREGKFVTSRNIKERLEKELLTNVSIRVEDTGTPETFKVLGRGELQLSVLIEMMRREGFELMVSRPTIVTKRVDGALMEPSEILTIDIPENFVGTVIERLGPRKGEMVKMANHGSGRVRMEFKVPSRGLIGLRNEMLTETRGTIVMNSIAGEYIPYQGEIPQRPSGALISDRQGVTTTYALDGVQERGVLFIGDGVEVYEGMLVGEHSRDNDLDVNAVREKKLTNMRASGSDDALRLVPFKVLTLEQSIEFIADDELVEVTPKSLRMRKKVLQANRRPKGNRGGSVLE
- a CDS encoding carboxylesterase/lipase family protein; this translates as MLSRREILKGSALLALSTSAGAGTSWSQEPTAPVAATNYGLVRGFVDEGVLVFKGIPYGDDTAKHRFQPPAKPIPWAGTRNTVAFGPQAPQPIHTHSGRNTFSPLDPISPVNSEDCLHLNIWTSKLRSQSSEKRPVMVYIHGGAYSSSSSNGPVYDGVRLVKRGDVVVVTLNHRLNLFGYLYLAQLGGPEFADSGNVGQLDLILALEWIRDNIAEFGGDPKSVMIFGQSGGGAKCATLMAIPKAKGLFHRVATMSGQQITATTPQHATATAQAVLAELGLTRATLNDIKDPAKVPMDKLVAAIRVGKYYGPVHDGHILPHDPFSPEAPSISSGVPMMMGTTHDETRLLLGASDPSLFSLNWEDLPARLEKYRQFLGSLKTENIIALYRTWYPKYTASDVFFAVTTAFRSWHGFVIESERRAARNGPTWVYEFDWKSPVDGGKWGAPHTMDIPFAFDNIQIAASMTGSSNDSENLADQISDTFIAFARTGDPNNAAIPKWPRFDLTQRATMCWNSVSQVKNDPRSNERNLIAGAPYIQPGT